One window from the genome of Bacteroidota bacterium encodes:
- a CDS encoding integration host factor subunit beta, producing the protein MTKADLVDIVAEGTGLTKLETEAVVEGFFKSVIEALSAGKGIEIRGFGTFKVKKKAARYARNPKNGDKVFVPEHFIPVFKFSKDFKNQVDNGLKKESK; encoded by the coding sequence ATGACTAAAGCCGATCTGGTAGATATTGTAGCAGAAGGTACAGGGCTGACCAAACTTGAGACCGAAGCTGTTGTCGAGGGTTTTTTTAAGAGTGTGATAGAAGCCTTGAGCGCAGGTAAAGGAATTGAAATAAGAGGCTTTGGTACCTTCAAAGTGAAGAAAAAAGCGGCCAGATACGCACGAAATCCTAAAAATGGCGACAAGGTTTTTGTCCCCGAGCATTTTATCCCTGTATTTAAGTTCTCGAAGGACTTTAAAAATCAGGTTGACAACGGATTGAAAAAAGAGAGTAAATAA